In Larimichthys crocea isolate SSNF chromosome XI, L_crocea_2.0, whole genome shotgun sequence, the sequence CCTTCCACCTGAAACTGTCTCTGCTCAACACCCGCTCACTTAACAATAAAAGTCTAATTCTGAATGAATTCATAACTGACAATTACCTGGATTTCCTCTGTATCACTGAAACCTGGAACAAACCTCTGGACTACTTTTCTCTCAACCATACCACACCCACCGGATACACCTATATGGACAAACCCTGACCTGACGGGCGGGGAGGTGCGGTAGCAGCATTTTACAGAAAGGACATTAAAACATCCACCATCTCCATCCCTGCTGCTCACTCCTTTtaacatttcactttcaaactCTCTGGTCCCACTCCTCTGGTCACTGCTATCAAacccctcctttctctctgacttTTCTGACTTTCTCACCCAGTAATCTTCCATCTCACCTTCCGTTGTTCTTCTGGGATATTTCAACATCCACATCGACACTGACAGCAAATCTGCCACTGAATTTCTGGAACTGCTACACTTCTTCAACTTCACTTAACATGTCAACTTTCCTACCCACAGCCATGGTCACATCCTGGACCTGGTCTGCTCCACTGGTCTCACCATACATCACCTCTCCTTCTTCAACATCTCCGACCACATTGACATCCCAATTCCCACCACTAAGGATAAACAGATGATATCTTTCAGAAACCTCAAATCCATCTCCCATTCAGCCCCTTCTGCCTCTCTTGCAAGTAAAATACTTGCAAGAAAaatcctaaaaaacaaacaaacaatagagctgggaacttgttcttcaGTCCACTCATTCTTGGGATACttgagccttgtctggtgaaggcacagcCTCTCTGTATCACTAACAGCTGTGTCACCTGATTTAATACATAAACACTAACAttgggtgaaaatcacccgacGTTAGTGTTCTAGAGTTAAACATGCATGTTCCTGTATGCATTAGACTTTCCACGAACATTTCATCATTGGTTTGTCCCCAAccaacatttgtttgtttttagaacatatcTTTATATTTTGGCATTCCTGTGCAGCTAACGCCAGAATCCCACCGGCCATGGCAGATCACGGTCGTTCTACACAATGATTGTTATTCCACCAGTGCCCTGTCTAGTTTTGATGGATGAAAAAGTTCAGTGTGCTTTTTTCACTGGAAGTATCTGAAGCTTTCCAGAGAAGAAAGTGATGTTTTTTGATATCATAATTGATCCTTCAGCCTGCAAAGCTATGGAAATGATGCCCGTCTTAAAAGTTCTCCATTAGGCAACACATGAAACCGAGACACTATCTTCTAATGTAAAAGCAAAATTAAcgtataaattaataaacagtGGCAACAACATTAAGACAttaagcagcacagagcagatttagATGGCtagaagtcagacacagaaacagcataaaGAATCATAATaagaaaactatataaattgATCTGTGCAGACTTCCgactgtaaaaacagacaaaactcaAACTATTCAACTCAGTAGCCTACTTtctcatggtagaagcacataaactgAGGAAAAATGCCTAGATCAAAGCAGgttaaacaaagtctggcggacAAAATGTTCCAAATGAAACCCTCCCAGTGGAGTATTAAGCTACATAGAGAACAGTGTCATGGCTGCAAAGTCACACTTCATTTTCCCCTTGGTTTGGCATGGATCCAGAGTCATGAGTCAGTCATCAGTAACAACATCCATCAtcagtaaaaatgtgttctgGTTTACTGCAGAATACTGTCATAATAACATCAGGTTACCAGGAGCATCCTTCTCTCCGCTGACCAAAGACTCTGGTTTCTAAAGGAGGCACttggcagccaatcagaggctaAATGGAATGTGGTCACTGTGTGGCCTTTAATTAAGTCCTTCCAGAGGGGAGGATTTACTGTcctgaaatgagaaaagaatgaGTACACAGTATTTTTTCAGCCACTTAGAGCAGTAATCCATAAAGCATTTATGTTACCGCAAACTGAGCATACAGATGAGGCTTCATGCATAAGTCGATGCACACAAAAACTATATCATATCAAAGTAATTTACAGCGGCATGAAAATGAACGGCTGAATTTGAGACCTTCTCTCAAAGGGTAAagcattaacatttaatataatgCCACTTTTGGAATGTCCTGACTCTCCACGGTGCCGCATGAGCCACTCGGGTTGGACCAGATGGCCGTGCCAACCATAAGCTCTTTGATACTGATTCTTTGTGTCGAGATAAAGGCATTTTGTAAAGGCTACTCCAGCCCAGCCAATAGTGTGCCACAATGCAATGTTGTTTATCTCATGTCCTCAGCAGTGGAGGCCGTTCTGAAGAATGAGTTTGTGGAACACTGAGCAGCTTGAATTTCTAATGATTTATTCAAGGAAAGTGCACAGACATGAAATCTGCAATGTTCTCTGTGCAGGTCTAGTGAGCAGAGGCCGGAGCTTTGTCATTTAAATCTGGAAATTTCATCCAAACAGCTCCTGACAATCAAAGGAAACAAATAAGAACAAATAACGTTGCTGCATCTTTTGCTCGGGAGGCCTGTTTGGCAGGCTGTTGAATGAGCTTTTACTCATGCCAAGAAATTATTCAGGTGCAGAGGTAGTGACTGTACATGCCCTACTTTTTATGCTGCTTCTCCACTGCCGTTGCTCCAACAATACGAGGTGCTGCTCGGAAAACCGGGCTCTGTGATGACAGGATTAAGGTCTGGGTCAACAACAATGACATCGGTCTCAATAACAGTTATGTAATGAGATCCTGGTTTGGGGGGATTCTTCACTGGCTTCTTTTGTGTACAGACTGGTAAGTGACTTTAGTGGTGATTAACCCTGTACACCCATGAGTATACAAATGGTATTTACAGTGTAACGAGCACGAGTTAATCCTAATCCTGAGCTATAATTGATTTTCCAGTGATGAGATGTTCTCTAGAACATGTGACACCAGTACTAGGTTTAATCCATGGCTGTGAAACTGGTTTCCAAGCCCATTGTTTTTGCACAAATTAAAGTTTTCATGGTAGATACACAGGACAAAAACATACTTTACCCAGTGCTGGATTACCAATTTAGCAGAGCAAGCAATTGAACTGTCCTAGACCAAAGTCAGTTATTGCGTGACAAATACTCTTTGCTTAACttctacaaatacaaatttcttTGGTAATTTGCATCAATGAATCAAACTTGGACCGTTTAGGAACTAATTTGGCCTCTACTTCTTTGAAtttgaccttttcttttcaaaactaTCTCTCAGAAGGCCTTTAATTTCATGCCAGTTCAAGGTTAAATAGCTGGGTTGCTACTTTAATACCTTTAATATTATGCTTTCTTGGCAATATCTTTTATAATAAAACTAGGACAGTGGAATATTCCGTCTTAGTAATATTGGTTGGTTCCTGGCATCCTGGCAAAATCCATTGGATCAATTTTTTGTCCCAGAGCCTCAGGGTTTTGACACCAATGAAATTCAGCCTGTGACCTTCACCTGAAGACCGAGCCCTCACCAGGACCATTGTGTCTTGGTTCTGGGTGGACATGTGATGGAACCTGAGCTATTCACTCACACAGGcattcataaaatgtaaaactcagTGATTCATAAAATACAATGTGGATGCTCGGTCAGTCTTAGCAACATCTAGAGTTCAACACACAGCAGTCACATTGTtgcactgacactgaaaaaTTGGATAGGAGTATATCCTGAAGACTAACAGAAACTGTTAGGCACTCGCAAGTTctaaaaatgcatttaacatCAATTAATGACCTCTATCAACCATGTAGATTCTGACTCTTGTCTGTTAAAAACAAAGGCTGAAGTATCAAGACACACCTTGGCCATGGTCTACAGATTACTCTGAGAGTGCTCTCATATTTTCTTGATGTGGGAACCACTCAGATACAGCAACAAGCTGACCCAGGTGGTCCATCAGACCAGCAGGATCATTGGAAATAACTCCAGAACCTACACAACCAGTCCATAGACAAAAAGGCAACCCAGGTCAATAATGACCCACCCACCCTTTTTCTCATCCTTCCAGCTGTTGCCATCTAGCAGGACACCCAAGGTCCCACAGTCCAtgagcactgctgctgctgagagctgccctttactgtgtgtttaacagTGTTGCCAGAATGCCACAAGGCAAATTTCCATTTCATGTATGTTACATGGGATTAATAAAAAGTCACCCAAATGCATAAAGCAGACACAGGAAACTGGGTGCTGGAGCAAAAAAAgctttattctattattataatatataatcgGGAAGAGAGTCTGTCGTCTGAGCAGGGAGCTGAGCAGGCTGAGCCAGAGGATGATGTTGAGGGAGGTGGGGAGAAGTAGGTGAAGTATGAGCAATCCAGAGAGAGTTCAGGTGAAGCAGGAGTGGAACAGAGGCAAGAGGCAGCACAGACAAGACCAAAGGTTAGTGACAAAGCTAAACAAATAGGCAGGAAtcaaaaaagtttggacaaGACTGACTGGGTGGCTGAGTCTACACTTGCAGTGTGCTGGAGTTGAACCTGGGTATTTAAAGCAGAGTTCATTAACTATGATCACAGCTTGTCACCTGACACCTACACACCTGACTCAACTCCTACTCAGTTTCTAATCTTATCTTATGTTTCTGTAACCCCAACAAGTCAACTACCTTAACTAGATGAGAATATACAGTACGTCACATGAAACCTGTCCACGACTGTTTTGGAAGGCACTGGTAAataaaggacagaaaaagaaatgaaaagattggacaaattatttattttccaattCAGTTTGGAGGACTTAGTCCTGAAGGTGAAAGAAACGTGCTATCAGCCGGTGTAGAGGAACAAAAATCACAATTCATCCATTGTATAAAAACCATGGTAATTTGAAGGCTGCGCTGCTTGGCTGCAGTGCACTCCATTCTGCCACTGCTGGTCGGATCAAGGCCACTGATGATGAGTCAGGCTGAAATGCAAAAGAAAGTTCTCAATATTACTGAAGCTTTTGTTCTGTAATGCCACCAACACTGAAGTGACTCAAGGTCAAATCTGGTCATTTATTAGAAGACACAATATGTCTGCCCATCTGAACCGTTGCCATCATTCAgttatcatccatccatcaggtCAGCAGGGTTAGCACGGCGTTCCTCAGCAACGCGTTCCAGCTCCCACCAGGAGATCACGAGGCGTTCCCAGACCAGATGGGCTGTATAATCCCTACAGTGTTTCTGGatctgccccggggtctcctcctATTTAGACGTGCCCAGATCACCTCCAAAAGAAGTCTACAAAAGGGTATCATGACCAGACaactgaaccacctcagctggctccttttggCAGACATCCAAGTACCTAAACCTATCTCAAAGGCTGAGGCAAGCCAAACCAGAGGGGTAACTCATTTCAGTCTTTGAGATCTCATTCTTTGTGTCTCTACCCGAAGCTCCTGACCTCAGGTGACGGTTTGTAGAGCACAGATGGATGGAAAAATCAGAAGCTATCTCTTCTGGCTCAGGCCCCTTTTCCCCACAACAGTCCGGTACACTGTCTACAATACTGCAGACGCCGCACCAATcatccattttcccatcacttgtGAACAAGGCCCTGatatacttgaactccttcattTGGGGCAGCGACTCGCTCCCAACCCAACAATTATCATGTCCTATaacattcacacactgctgaTATTTAGCCATGCAGCGTTCATGCATCTGCTCTATTCATTTAGTGACTGCTTGAATGGCAGCGTCTACTTTAAACAATATACTTGATTAACAGGAGTGGTAATGACTGGGgttttagatgtgtgtgtgtgtttagccaCTTAAACAGacatgtaaaagaaagaaaagaaaaaacctgggatatgtgtgtgtgtgtgtgtgtgtgtgtgtgtgtgttgcctggTCTTGTCACATCACCCTGCCTGGCCTGTATAAACCTCTCAGCATGAAGCACGACACAAGGTGGGTTTTCCCCATTCATGAAGCAGCCAACACTGACTcatcccagtgtgtgtgtgtgtgtgtgtgtgagtgtgtgtgtgtgtgtgtgtgtgtgtgctgtttctttcttttttcttttttcttttttggtcaGTCAGCCACCTGCAGGAGCAATTTTACAACTCTCATGTTGCCTGTTGCCTCCACTGTTCCTAAAATAACCAGGCACCGGcacccctcctctccatccccccctcctcctcctttcaaCCCCGCCACATGGTTACAGTTAAGTACATAAATCAGGCGCCACCGCTGGTGTGAGGGCTGTggaggcagacaggaggaggagacgcacacacacacacacacacacacgcacacacacacgcacacacacacatgcacctcaCGCCGCCGCGGCTCGTCGCTGCTACTGCAGCCGGTGCAGCGAAGGAGACTcgcagcttcttcttcttcatcttctccttctttttctccatcacaCGGAGGCGGAATGGCTTGAGAGCAGACAACACGGACTCGGCTCTATCGGCTCGTGCACGATGATTTTCTGacttgtctgctgtgtgtgtgtgtgtgtgtgagtgtgtgtgagtgtgtgtgagtgtgtgtgtgtgtgtctgtccgtCTTGCCGCGAATTGctgcagtgctgttttttttccaggtgttgtggtgtgtgtgtgtggtgtgtgtgtgtgtgtgtggtgtgtgtgtgtgtgtgtgtgagtgtgtgcatggtggtggtgttgtagCCTGGTGTAATTCTCTTACGAATTGGACTAAGCCGGGGAACGGAGTCTGATGTCACATGTGCTTCATCGGAGGAGACGGGGCATCTGCAAGCTGGATTTTGTGGAGGATGCTGCGGCAAGTGATACACAGAGGGCTCAAGGCTTCGTTCTACTGGCTGGGCTTATTCGTTAGCAGGCACCCCGTTTTCTTCCTCACCGTCCCCGCGGTCCTCACCATCATTTTCGGATCTACCGTGCTCAGCCGATTCAAGCCGGAGACGGACCTGGAGGTGCTGGTCGCCCCTACTCACAGCCTCGCCAAGATCGAGAGGAGTCTCGCCAACAGCCTGTTTCCAATCGACCAGTCGAAGCACAAGCTGTACTCGGATTTGCACACTCCGGGTAGATATGGCAGGCTGATCCTGTTGGCCAAGTCCGGCGGGAACATCCTGGAGTTGGCCGATCAGGTCCTGCAGGTTCACAAGCAGGTGTTGGATTTGCGCGTCAATTACAAGGGGTTCAATTACACGTTCGCGCACCTCTGCGTCTTGAGCCACAGGGACAAGCGCTGCCTCCTGGATGATATCATCACCATCTTCGAAGACATCAGGCAGGCTGTGCTTTCCAACAGCACTTTCCATAAGGTTCCCGTGAGCTAcccaaacacaacattaaaggtgagatttttttttatttatttattttttttactgcatgtcaACCGggcctccccccctcctcccctcacacacacacacacacagaaaatctctccaTCAGGgtgacagtgcagcagcagtcagcatgTGAGTAGCAGGCTGGCCCTCGGAGCTTGCTATAATTTCTGAATGAACAGCAGCGGGTTTGTATCCGCTCAGGCTGTGATGTGGAGCTGCAGAGTCCCTCCATCTATCAgccggggagagagagagagaagagagaagagagagggaaccCTCTGTTCTCCTCCGGAACAAGCACAAGACAGCCGGCTTTGCAGTTTTTTACCCTCCCTTGTGCTGGTGCAGGTGAATTGATTGGCTGCATGtagccacacacatacacacacacagacagggatatcctgcctttttttttttttttttgatgcagtgtttcccctctctctccctctctctctctctctctatcccagCTGCACATGCAGCATGACATGGCTCCAGCAGTAGCTATAATAGACTCCCAGGTATCCTGCTTCTCTGTTGCTCAGCAGGATCTGACTGCACACATGCAGCCGTATCAttcacacacttacatacacaagcttttttttattttttacgcAGCAGTAACACACAACCAAACATGTCAGGATGCTGCATGTAGACAATACAGGTGCACATCCAGTAGATCCATGGATGCATCAAGTGCAGCTCTGTAGTTGGAGCCTGGCGCCCTTTTTTTATCTCATCAGGcttttacaacaaaaaacaaaaagctgttgcacacatgcatgcttgcATGATGTGAGCGTTTATTGAAGGTTTTCATCGCTCTCCGTTGCACGGCCTTGAGCCTTGTTCACGTTACAGTGCAGGTTTGATATTACATGGACATACGCGCATGTTAAGTCACTAAAACAGGCAGCTTATTCAACACCAGGCTTTATGATGTACACACCACTGtaccctcccacacacactcgcacataTGACATATTCAGTGTATAACAGGCGGGTTGTAACTTCCATTGGCACAGCGGTGGGAGCCAATCCGAGCAGCATCAGTGTCTGAGTGGAGTAGTGAGGCCATTCATCGTCCTGCTGCAGGCTGTTTGGCTCCTGATATTCAGGTCCAGgtccacagtgtgtgttcttgtttcgGATGACAAGTGGGAGTCAGATATTGGCTGTAAATCTTTGCAATTTTTCGTCTGTTTATACAATTTTAAAGCATTACATCACTTTGTGAATGTAGCAGACCTTCACATATCATCAGTGCATGCGTCTTTAAAGGCTGAGGTTGAGAAAATTCAACCTCTTAAGGCAAATAAACCCTTACAAAATATGCAGTGTCACACATTTTATACAAGCCTCTTATgtcacagacctgcagacattttgacttgtcaaaggTCCACTACGTGTCCCAGTAAGCTCAtccagtgagccagcatgtGAAACACCAGAGTGGGAAACGGCCATCATCAGTGTCATCAAACACGACCAGTGCTCTTCTTCTGTTATAACGTGTCAAAATATGCACGGTGAAAAAGTTTTATTGCTTCACTGTCATAATACTCCAAAGCTGCACAATTGTCTGCTCCTGTAGGAATGATCAGCATAAAGTTTAATGTGAAGACAAAACAGAACCACGCAATTAGAGTGAGTCACTTCAGTGTCTTCTCACACAATGACTCGACAGCCACTTAGCAGAGTTTACTACATTCTGCATGGAGCACATTCAGACTGTATGCACTAATATCTGGTAATGGGTTAGTTCGTTAAACCGGTGCTGCTGCCCTGACAGAGTTACAATAcagttttgtgtctgtggtgtgtggaGTCTTTGAGGTTACATAAGAAGTAGCTCCAGTAGTTGAGAAGTGTTGTGAAGCCTGTGATTTATCTTGTGTATTATGACATTGTTATTGGAACAGCAAGTTGCTGTTGAGTTTTTCAGATTTCATTGTTCCGTCGagtcatttttcaaacaaagcTAATATGCCAAACATTTGatggttccagcttctccagTGAGCGTTTGCTGCTCCTTCTTGCCTTGCATTATaatgaactgaatatctttgatgGAGGGGGGTGGAAGACCTTGGACAATGAAAAGAGCGATAGCagctttgtctgttttttatgttgaaatgattaatagagaaaataatcagcttATCgactgaaaagatgaaaataaccACAATG encodes:
- the ptchd4 gene encoding patched domain-containing protein 1 isoform X2; translation: MCFIGGDGASASWILWRMLRQVIHRGLKASFYWLGLFVSRHPVFFLTVPAVLTIIFGSTVLSRFKPETDLEVLVAPTHSLAKIERSLANSLFPIDQSKHKLYSDLHTPGRYGRLILLAKSGGNILELADQVLQVHKQVLDLRVNYKGFNYTFAHLCVLSHRDKRCLLDDIITIFEDIRQAVLSNSTFHKVPVSYPNTTLKDGRVSFIGHQLGGVSFSPNSRDQQVKFARAVQITYYLRNHGPVVQDAIAERWENEFCALVSRLSTAEAPHASDQLHIQSLTSFSLWRDFHQTGVLAKGEVLVSLVLVLLAATISSSMRDCLRGKPFLGLLGVLTICIANVTAAGIFFISDGKFNSTLLGIPFFAMGPQRQQMPTLLLGGPD